The following is a genomic window from Candidatus Aegiribacteria sp..
CAAAAGATCCTGAAATATCATTATCGTATTTTTCTATCTTTATCATGAGATTCTCACCGGCAGGAAGCGTGAAGGGGACATCGAGAACAATTTCATTCCAGCAGCTGCTGTCCGCCTCCCATGTAGCTGTCCAGTTAACATCCACAGCGACATGCTGCATGGTTGTCTTGTCCCATTCGCCATCGGCACCAAAAACGTCATCGCTCGTCGTGCCCATATAAACATCTACATCATCGTATGTAAATGTATCATCAAATGTAGGACAGAAAGTCGCTTCGAATTCAATTGATGTAATTTCTAATTCAGGGAAGTCTTCTTCTGTTCTTTCAAAATCCTCAAGCGGCATGATAGGGTCACCGATTTCCTCTTCCGGGTACCAGGCCCCCCATTCTACCGTGTTGCTGAACAGCAGCCATCCGTCGCTGGTGTATTTTGTCGCTTCCCACGGGGAATAGTGAACCCTGCGGGATTGAGCGTCGCCATTCTCCTGGTAGCAGACTCCGGAGTAATCGTCAGCAATACCCTCTTTTGTCAGAAAGAAAGTTCCAGCATCGAAAGTGTACAGAATCGAATGCTCTGCCGCTTCGGAATATATGGTGAACAACGGGTCCGGGAGATCGTTATTTACATGATGTAAAGCTTCTATAACCGTCATATCTGTTCCCGTTGTGACTCCGAAATCAGAACCCATTAGAAATGTTCCTGAAGCTTCCTGTCCATTCATTGTAATTATGGGTACTTTGAGATTTATCAGGAAATCAGTACATGTATGAACATCTGCCTCCATATATCTGAGGATAAGCAGGTTAATATTCGAGTAATCATAACTCTCCAGATCAGGATCAGTCAGTAATGTTACTGTATAGCCCCATAAGCTCAATCTGTTTATCATAAAGACTTCATCAGCTGTAGGCGCCGGTCCTCCGGATAAGCCCGGAACATTGAAGGCAATATTTCCCTTGATTTCCGGCCATCCGCCAAAACTCGGATCGATATTATGGCTTATCCCCAGATTACGAGGTGTTACCGTTGTAAACATCACTGTTGAATACACATTACCGGCGTATTCCGATTCAAGCTCAATTCTTATCTGAATATGCCTGATCTGATCCCGCTTTTCCTCTGTAGTAAGTGTATCAAGCATCACTCCATCTTCATCAAGATAAGTAAATGAGAGATTTGTTACATTGCTGCCTACGGTTTGTGAAAATGCAGCAGTGCGGTCTGTTATCTGAACCTGTCCCGATAAGAGGAGTTTGATTCTTCTGTAGTCTGAATCATCCAGAATCTCCCATGGTTTATAATCAGCATAGAACTCAAGCTCATTGATGGTTGCCAGTGTTATCGGATGCCATTCATCATCATCCCATACCGGATTGGGCATATAACCAGCCCAGATAACTGTATTTGTTATAGCTTCAAGAATTTGCCTTGCGGCGATATCCAGCTCATTCTGTCTGCGGGAGAAGTGGAATTCAGTAGTACCCCTTGTCAGAAGAAGAAATACTGCTCCCAGCACCACTCCGAGAATCACGAGTACTATCGTAATCTCGACAAGCGTCATTCCTATCCTGCTTTTTTTAAGCCAATTCATTGCAATCCTCCTTCTCTCCTAAAATACTGTACTTAGAGATACTGTTTCTGAAGCCCCTGAGCTATTCCATGTAACTTCACAGACAATGAGTTTTGCCTCTGAATATTCCACGCTGTAATCACTTACAGTTAAGTCCCTTGTATAGGTTATCTCTGCCAGGGTTATATTTTCCGAAGTTGTTCCTGCGGAAAGATCTTCAGTTCTGCATTGCTCAAGTCCCTGTCTGCACAGTTCCAACGCTTTTGTCTGGTCATCAATTTTGTTCGAATTCTCGATCATCGACGAAATGAAATAACCAAGACCTACGATCAGAATCGCGAGTATAACACTCGCGACAAGCAACTCGACCAGGGTAAATCCTCCCTGATCGTTACGGGGTATTCTACCTGTCATCGTTTCCTCCTGTCTCATTAATTGATTCAATTTCAATTTCATTACCGTTCCTGCAGTTAAGATATATTCTCCGTACAAGTTCGATTCTTTCTCCCGAAGATGATGTAACTTCTACAGAGAATTCGCGCTCATTCTCTGCAAGCGTGAATACAACTGTTCTTACTACAAAATCAGAATTGCCTACGATCTCATGATACATTGATGAACCGTCCTCCGGGACATCCACCTGGTAATTGAGAGCAGACATTCGATTTGTAGCAAGTATCAGAGCATTTCTCCTGTCTGACAGTTCCATTCTCCCTGAGATGAAGAATTTCAGAGAGAACAGGATTGTAAAGGTTAT
Proteins encoded in this region:
- a CDS encoding type II secretion system GspH family protein, with protein sequence MNWLKKSRIGMTLVEITIVLVILGVVLGAVFLLLTRGTTEFHFSRRQNELDIAARQILEAITNTVIWAGYMPNPVWDDDEWHPITLATINELEFYADYKPWEILDDSDYRRIKLLLSGQVQITDRTAAFSQTVGSNVTNLSFTYLDEDGVMLDTLTTEEKRDQIRHIQIRIELESEYAGNVYSTVMFTTVTPRNLGISHNIDPSFGGWPEIKGNIAFNVPGLSGGPAPTADEVFMINRLSLWGYTVTLLTDPDLESYDYSNINLLILRYMEADVHTCTDFLINLKVPIITMNGQEASGTFLMGSDFGVTTGTDMTVIEALHHVNNDLPDPLFTIYSEAAEHSILYTFDAGTFFLTKEGIADDYSGVCYQENGDAQSRRVHYSPWEATKYTSDGWLLFSNTVEWGAWYPEEEIGDPIMPLEDFERTEEDFPELEITSIEFEATFCPTFDDTFTYDDVDVYMGTTSDDVFGADGEWDKTTMQHVAVDVNWTATWEADSSCWNEIVLDVPFTLPAGENLMIKIEKYDNDISGSFEWGCIDTGTDYQCRNNFNNGSDPVSLTRNSILPVVRLNTTVHGTLEMIEKSDSEEEVPVYTMFEYSDFEGIYTPDLFPVDDWITGGKKNDWQFGEPVFVPDIDPDLTTENGNSIAGTDLGIVDPPGIYDGYYEDNAYSWLVSPAYEMPAAGTYNKITLRHYMCLRIATADEGYVYVGFSDTETPPDSISGDWQLIRTYIQDEDEWSYANTDISHEFDNYSTSAYFFLKYVLCSNLAFVGGGWNLDNVQVYGDNI
- a CDS encoding type II secretion system GspH family protein, whose product is MTGRIPRNDQGGFTLVELLVASVILAILIVGLGYFISSMIENSNKIDDQTKALELCRQGLEQCRTEDLSAGTTSENITLAEITYTRDLTVSDYSVEYSEAKLIVCEVTWNSSGASETVSLSTVF